ATGGCGCCAAAGGGACAGACATCAATACATAAACCACAGGCGACGCAGGTAAGTGGGTCGATATGAACGGTCTCGGATTCGTCGCTGATCAATGATGGACATTCATAGCTTTCAATACAGGTGCCACAGGCAGTACAGTCATCCGTGA
The sequence above is drawn from the Pseudomonadota bacterium genome and encodes:
- a CDS encoding 4Fe-4S binding protein; this translates as TDDCTACGTCIESYECPSLISDESETVHIDPLTCVACGLCIDVCPFGAIVGEK